The following coding sequences lie in one Carassius carassius chromosome 1, fCarCar2.1, whole genome shotgun sequence genomic window:
- the LOC132153054 gene encoding cysteine protease atg4da-like translates to MDVSDEFDSETEATDDLASFEVVNLSNPGLLELGTDADGHVQESKDRTKLKTKLISAWNNVRYGGWSLKSKPRLSKSIPVCLLGQSYQLSYSGERESFRRAFSSLLWMTYRRGFPPLDGSALTSDAGWGCMLRSAQMLLAHGLMLHSMPAGWTWPVTHHQTKDDLEVVDAHVLDGSLRESRRDSGKHRRRSLGTTLDCETHEEQTHRRIVSWFGDLPSAPFGLHRLVELGRASGKKAGDWYGPAIVANILQKAVAASEVSDLVVYVAQNCTVYVGDVLNLCGTSRTDLSASCRSGWKSLVLLVPVRLGSDMLNPAYTRCVKRLLELRCCMGIIGGKPKHSLFFVGFQDDQLIYLDPHYCQAAVDVQQDNFPLESFHCKTVRKMPFNRMDPSCTVGFYARSRADFQALCSDVTKALTSSDEKYPIFTFVEGHSEEEMSCTSDSFTHMEFKDRPGRIKKKSCLEEFVLL, encoded by the exons ATGGATGTGAGTGATGAGTTTGACAGTGAGACGGAGGCCACAGATGACCTCGCGTCGTTTGAGGTGGTCAACCTGTCGAACCCGGGCCTGCTGGAGCTGGGCACAGACGCTGACGGACACGTCCAGGAGTCAAAGGACAGGACCAAGCTCAAAACAAAACTCATTTCAGCATGGAATAATGTCAGATATGGAG GCTGGTCTCTGAAGAGCAAGCCGCGTCTCAGTAAGAGCATCCCCGTGTGTCTTCTGGGACAGTCCTATCAGCTGAGCTACAGCG GAGAGCGGGAGAGTTTTCGGCGGGCGTTCTCCTCTCTGCTGTGGATGACCTACAGGAGAGGTTTCCCACCGCTGGATGGCTCGGCGCTCACGTCTGACGCGGGATGGGGCTGCATGCTCCGCAGCGCACAGATGCTGTTAGCTCACGGACTAATGCTGCACTCGATGCCCGCGG GCTGGACGTGGCCTGTGACGCATCATCAGACCAAAGATGACCTGGAGGTGGTGGACGCTCACGTGCTGGACGGTTCCCTCAGAGAGAGCCGGCGCGACTCAGGAAAGCATCGCAGACGCAGTCTGGGAACCACGCTAGACTGTGAGACTCACGAGGAGCAGACTCACAGGAGGATCGTGTCCTGGTTCGGCGATCTGCCCTCCGCCCCGTTCGGCCTGCACCGGCTGGTGGAGTTGGGCAGGGCCTCTGGGAAGAAAGCGGGCGACTGGTACGGACCGGCCATCGTGGCCAACATACTGCA GAAGGCTGTGGCAGCGTCCGAGGTGTCCGATCTGGTGGTGTACGTGGCACAGAACTGCACAG TGTATGTTGGAGACGTGTTAAACCTGTGCGGGACGTCCCGTACAGATCTCTCAGCGAGCTGCAGGTCTGGCTGGAAGTCGCTGGTTCTGCTGGTGCCTGTGCGTTTGGGCTCTGATATGTTGAATCCGGCTTACACCCGATGTGTCAAG aggttGCTGGAGCTGCGGTGCTGCATGGGAATCATCGGAGGGAAACCCAAACACTCGCTGTTCTTCGTGGGATTCCAGG ATGATCAGCTGATCTATTTGGATCCTCATTACTGTCAGGCTGCTGTAGACGTCCAACAAGACAACTTCCCTTTAGAG TCGTTTCACTGTAAAACTGTCAGGAAGATGCCGTTTAACCGCATGGACCCGAGCTGTACGGTGGGTTTTTACGCCAGAAGCAGAGCGGATTTCCAGGCTCTGTGCTCAGACGTCACTAAG GCTCTGACATCATCCGATGAGAAGTACCCCATCTTCACCTTTGTGGAGGGTCATAGTGAGGAGGAGATGAGCTGTACGTCAGACTCATTCACTCACATGGAGTTCAAAGACAGGCCAGGCCGAATCAAAAAGAAAAGCTGTTTGGAGGAGTTTGTGCTCCTGTGA